The sequence TATTGAGGTTGCAAATATTCAAGAAGCCTGTTAAAGCCAACGTTGTCTACAAAAGAATATGGCTGAAGGTCAAGTGCAATCATTTCAGCTACAAGACTTGTGATTTTTTTGGCAACTGGGTGAGAGTCACAAAACTTATCATTGGTTTCATCAAAATTTGAAGATCCTAGTAATTCTGTGCTCAGTGGCATGTGATTATCCGTAGATGAGGATAATACCGTCTCTGAGACATCGGTTTTCAACACATTGTTATGAAACCGCTGCAAATGTCTTAGAAGGCAACTTGTGCCTAGATTTGTTGGCTTTTTCCCTCTACTTATTGTACGACCACAGTGCATACATATTACTTTCGTTGAATCTGCAGAACAAATTGAGAAGTGATTCCACAGTTTTGAGGTCTTCTTGCTATTAACAGGAAATATAATTGGATTATCATGTGTAACCATTGTAGGCAAGTCAGTCAACTTGGAGGATGAACATTCTGCAGAAGCCAAAGTGGCATAAGGAGAATTTGCCAAACTCATATCAAGAAAACTTTTTTGGTTTCCAATTACATCGGGATGGCGTCTATATAAATGTCTCATCAAGCAGCTTGTGCCCACATCACCTTTCTTACCACGACTTATCGTACAACTGCAGTATCTACATACTGCTTTTAGACTGTCTGAAGGTGACAGTGAAAAGTGGTGCCAAACTTCTGATTTAAGCCTTTTCATAATCCTTTTATTTTGCTGAAATACAGCAGTAGGTTCAAATATTAGTGGACCTAATCCCTCACACTGTTTCTCCGGAGATGAAATGAAGGAGACTTCACCTATATCATCAGATGATGACAGCATTGAGTCTTCCACTAGAGCATCTCCAGAAGAGAGATTAGTATGGATCTCCTCAGAGATTCTCTCCggagaagaagaaacagaagttgATTCTTTCATTAGTTTTTCAGGAGAAGATGACATAGAATTCAGATCACTATCTGAAGGCAGCAAAGAAGGCAACAGAGTTGGAGGTGCAGTGTAGAGAGGTGGTATGCTAGTGCCACCCCCATTCTCTTGAAGGACGATGGAACGATGGGCTCTCCACATGTGTCTTATCAAACAACTTGTTCCCAggtcttttccattttttcctctACTGAATTCATTCATGCAGTGAATGCAGACAGCTTTAGAATTATCTAGAGGTGACAAATAAAAGTGTTTCCAGACAGCAGATCTCCTTCTGGAACCTGATGTGCTCTTTGGAATTACAACAGTTTTTTCTGCTACATTCTCCACAGTGTCATCATACTGGTTGTTGGGTAGCTGTGGAGATGACTCAACCATGACTTCTTCTTTGATGCACTTCTCAGAAACTGAAAGATCTGATATTTCTTCAGAAGACACAATAGATTCCTCAATTATTCGATCTGGAGAGGGTATTTTAGAAGTCACTTTCTTGACCAGTTTTATGGGGGATAACATAGAACTCAGATCTCCAACATCTGCTGACTGAGGTGGTAGTAACAATGTaggtgaagaaaaggaggataTACCTGGCATACTTAGATTGCTTTGAACTAGTACAGTGGGATGGGATATACCTGGCATACTTCGATTTCTTTGAACTAGTACAGTGGGATGGGCTCTCCTCACATGTCTCATTAGACAACTTGTACTCAGGTCCTTTTCATTTTTACCCCTGCTAAATTCTTTCATACAGTACATACATATTGCTTTAGTGCTATCTCTAGGAGATATAGAAAAATGGTTCCAAGCAGGTGACTTTTTTCTTGAGCTTATGTTTCTGCTAGAAAGGAGGCTTTGTGTCACGGCCTCCATTGCTACATCATATAGAGTACTACTATACTGAGAAAAAAGAGATCCATAATTATCTTCATTTTCAGTAGATAAATATTTGCTAGGGTTGTTGGTAATGAAgttcttttctttgtcttcctGTTCATCACTGCTCTCCCCATGTTTAAAATCATCTTGTTCTGTTTTTATATCCATTCCTTCTAGAGTACAGTTAATGCTGTCTTCCTCTTGCTCCACTTTTAAGTTACTGATTTTACCCAATACAAAATTACCATCCACTCTGGGGGAACCTGTTCTACTTTTGTCCATGGATGGCAAATTCTTCTTGCCAAGTCTTCATTTATTAATAAATATTGATAATTTAAAAGAGTATTTAAATTTTGATTTAAATGATGTATCTTGTATACTGAATGCACAAACAcaaatgtgtgtatgtgttaaAGGAACATCTAGTTTATAATTTCTATATCTGTATTGTGCATAACTAAATATGATTAGtcataaaaatgcattttaaaattataGACTTAATTAATGGAatctcattttttccccagggTCAGGACATTTCAGGTCATAGATGAATGTTCTCAAAGACAGCTACTGTTAAATGCTTCATGTTGTAGGCAATCCTAAAAAATGAATGTTCTCTTTTCTTGTTGAAGGAAGCCATTCTGCTCATCTTGCTTGGGCAACTGTGGTTCTTCTGCACCATCtagaaattagaaaaaaaaataataaggaaACAAAGTTGACTAACACACTTTGATCAATTACATTTTCAAAAATGCACTAAATATTTACTATTGAACACAAAAACAATACacgaaaataaaccaaacattttCTCAATGCATATTTTGTGGGCAAATAAATGTCTGCATACGTAGCTTTGACAAAAACTAGAGTCCAAGCATCACTTCTGTATCTGCTTGGACATACCTACACCTCATCCTACATCTTAATACAAGCACTGCATAATCATGCATACACACATGCAAACATATAATATATACATGTCTCTATCCACAGATACATAGTAAGACAAGACAGCAGTTAATCATGTTAGCACAAGAAATAGGTACTTAAAACCAAATGTTAAGTTATCCTCCTAGAGATTTGATCCCTTCATTACTGGCAGCAGTGTTTAAAAATTGAAGTTTTTATAAGAAATCTCTGTAAGGGTGTCCAGTGGTGTCATACTAATCTCTCTTCCTCTGACCATGTTTTCACCTGATTATATTCATACCCTAACACTCTCAGAAAACACCACATcatagaaacttttttttttttttttaatttcacaaTTAAAAGCTGAAATGCTTCATTTGGGATAACTGGGCTGTGCAAATGCCACATACATACTCAGGTCTCTGAAAAGCGTAACATCACTCAGAAGCAAAGGTATATACAGTTCCATATGCTGGTGCCtagtgcagcagtgccagctcaaGTTCCTCACGTACACAAGTTATACTAGTAAGCCTGTTTACAAGAGAGATCAGAAACACTTCTTTCCTGTGCATTTCAGATTTCTGGAAAGCTTATCAAGGTGAgaactttttttcccagtaCACGGAAAGTGGCGAGGAGGGGGAATCAGCTTACTGCAGCTATTTTAAGAAAAGGGAGATGGTGCAGTCAGAGCTGGCAAAGAGGAAGgcagttttctttctgtaaaaGTTTTAGTATTTGTGatctgcctttctttcttttaatcacagaaaggaaaagaaaggaataaagTTTGAGACACCAAAAGATAGGAGGGTTGTGCATGAAGAACATCAGTTCTAGTGAAgaggcaaagagaaaaaaaatcccaacattTCTAGAAAAAATATGTGGTATTTTGCACAGGTTTGTGAAATCTCACCCAAGAACAACTCTCACAGCAGAGACTGAACTTACATCACAGTATAAAACTGCATGAAACAAATTAGTGATCACAAATATATTGATATAGAAGCACGTGCAGATTGGAGAAGAGAATTCAAGACAGTCAACATTTTTAATAGAAATCAATCCgaggatttcccccccccaatcttTATTTTGATCTGTATTTGTGATTTCAAAGCTTGTACTgcaaacagaaaaagcaaaaatatgTAATAAGCTGTTGTGACTTAAGATCACAGAACAGAAAGgctgagaagcagactccaTGCAGAGCTTTCAACACATCAATTATGCATGTAAGTGCCAAGTTACAGTAAGCACATTACAGATTCCAAGTAAAATGCATGTACGCGTCCTTTAGCACTCTGTTCTGATGAAGTTGTATGCAATTTTTTGTATGCAAGCTTTTTTGCCTCAAAACAGGTAATCACACCTCTAGCCTGAAACACCTATAATTTCTTAATTATGCCAGAACAGTTCCAGacttaagagaaaaaaattaaaatatacatatacacacatgtAGATGTTTCACCTGTCCCTGTCCTGATAAGCATTTGCTGCTTAACAAAGCTAAGTGTAAGGTAGCTGTGATGAGAAGATTTGAAAACCTGATAAATGAGACCAGTTGCAAGCTTCCCAACAATACTTAGCTAGATTGACATTCATTCACATTGCCAATGGTTAAGTTCCTAATCACTACCAATCGTTATCACTACATATTCAGTTAGGCCCTAATCGTCTTAGCCTAAATTAGCTTTGAGTACACAATACCACTGAGCTGATGCTACATAGTTAAATACTGATGGCTATGGTCCCTGATGGTCTTCAGGAActtcaggtgataggagagaaAGCCATTTGGACTGTGAAGCAGAAATACAGATGGGAGACttgtcttccttttcccctttttgtcgCTGGGTGTTTTAAATGCTCATTATCTCGTCCACCAGAAAGAGTGTGGGAAGCTATCTTATCTGGTCCTGACACGGTTTACCTTCTTTTCTTTAGGCCCAGAAACTGTCCTTGTTCTACGAGAGTTCTTTCCTGTATGCTTTGTTTTTTTACTTACAGATTTTACTACTCAAATTGTTCATTCAAATGTTTTTCTATCTCCTATTTGTGACATTAAACATAGGTCTCCCTTTGAAACTACATATTATTTCTATACTTATGTTTAGCCAATACCTTCTTGCTGTTAGGAAGGATATGCTACTAGCAGTGTGGCAAAGCACTTTATATCCTGTGCCTTGTTATACTATTTTATTGCATCTATGACTAAGTTTAAGGCAAGaaaaaattaattatattttGTCCACTTTATGTATGGCTATTACAGTTCTCTGGGTACATAGTATGTACTTTTCCTAGGCATTGTTATTGTGTTCTAGGAATGCAAAATAGCTGAGGTTCTTGGAGGAAACTCGTTAGAGTTGCTAGATCATTTCCTGGGAAATCCCCAAGGCCAAATGCCCCTTAAAAgattttgcctttcccccccccccccccccccattttctttCAAACACCTAAGAATCATCTCTGTTGTTTAAAGTGTTACTACATCACACAGtaacattagaatcatagaatcacttaggctggaaaagacctttgagatcatcgagttcaaccacAACCCAActcccatgaccactaaaccatgtcctgaagcaccacaactacagcttcttgaactcCAGGGATGGCTAAGtcaaattttctttaaaatgcaaTCTCCAAAAGGCTCAGGATTAGAAAAATAGTTATGTTTTTCATCACCCTCTCTCATGCCATcaatatttaaaaaacaaataaaacaaaacaaaa is a genomic window of Dryobates pubescens isolate bDryPub1 chromosome Z, bDryPub1.pri, whole genome shotgun sequence containing:
- the ZBED4 gene encoding zinc finger BED domain-containing protein 4, with amino-acid sequence MDKSRTGSPRVDGNFVLGKISNLKVEQEEDSINCTLEGMDIKTEQDDFKHGESSDEQEDKEKNFITNNPSKYLSTENEDNYGSLFSQYSSTLYDVAMEAVTQSLLSSRNISSRKKSPAWNHFSISPRDSTKAICMYCMKEFSRGKNEKDLSTSCLMRHVRRAHPTVLVQRNRSMPGISHPTVLVQSNLSMPGISSFSSPTLLLPPQSADVGDLSSMLSPIKLVKKVTSKIPSPDRIIEESIVSSEEISDLSVSEKCIKEEVMVESSPQLPNNQYDDTVENVAEKTVVIPKSTSGSRRRSAVWKHFYLSPLDNSKAVCIHCMNEFSRGKNGKDLGTSCLIRHMWRAHRSIVLQENGGGTSIPPLYTAPPTLLPSLLPSDSDLNSMSSSPEKLMKESTSVSSSPERISEEIHTNLSSGDALVEDSMLSSSDDIGEVSFISSPEKQCEGLGPLIFEPTAVFQQNKRIMKRLKSEVWHHFSLSPSDSLKAVCRYCSCTISRGKKGDVGTSCLMRHLYRRHPDVIGNQKSFLDMSLANSPYATLASAECSSSKLTDLPTMVTHDNPIIFPVNSKKTSKLWNHFSICSADSTKVICMHCGRTISRGKKPTNLGTSCLLRHLQRFHNNVLKTDVSETVLSSSTDNHMPLSTELLGSSNFDETNDKFCDSHPVAKKITSLVAEMIALDLQPYSFVDNVGFNRLLEYLQPQYSLPSPSYFSRTAIPDMYDNVKQIIISHLKEAESGVIHFTSGIWMSNQTREYLTLTAHWVTFESSFRPQCEDYHCSALLNVSQIDCDYNGISIQKQLEYWWETWITSIGLQIGITVTDNQSIEKTLNEGDHSSVQCFSHTVNVIVNEAIKSQRMVQNLLSIARKICERVHRSAKAKEKLAELQKEYELPQHQLIQDIPSKWNTSFHMLERLIEQKRAIDEMSIECSFRELISCDQWEVMQSVCHALKPFEAASREMSTHMSTLSQVIPMIHILNRKIEMLFEETMGIDTMLKSLKEAMVSRLSSTLHDPRYIFATLLDPRYKTSLFTEEEAEQYKQDLIRELEIMSSTSDDDKPVSNGCDIGSPSTNSCGEDNLWSLMGDMKKTKDLKERAKLPEEMVLSYLEEEVLEHNCDPLTYWNFKKSSWPVLSKLAVRFLGCPPSIVPSERLFNTSNESSNFSQSRVMIEHFEKLIFLKVNLPLIYFQY